Part of the Streptomyces sp. RFCAC02 genome is shown below.
TGTGGCGACGATCCGGCCGCCCGTCGCCGCGAACGGGTGGCCCGTCGCGAGGGAGGACCCCGCGACGTTCAGACGCTCCCGGTCCACCGGTCCCAGCGGCTCCGGGAGGCCGAGGCGCCGCTCGCAGAACTCCGGGTCCTCCCAGGCCGCGAGCGTCGCGAGGACCTGGGAGGCGAACGCCTCGTGGATCTCCACCAGGTCCAGATCCGCCAGCGTGATCCCCGCGTCGGCCAGCAGCCGCGGCACGACGTGCACGGGAGCGGTCAGCAGCCCGTCGGGACCGGCCACGAAGTCGACCGCGCCGGTGCGCACGTGGGTGAGCCACGCGAGCACGGGCAGCCCGCGCGCCGCGGCCCACTCCTCGCTCGCCAGCAGGACGGTGGCCGCGCCGTCCGTGAGCGGGGTCGAGTTCCCCGCCGTCATGGTGGCGTCCGGGCCGTCGCCGAAGACCGCGGGCAGCCGGGCCAGCCGCTCGGGCGTGCTGTCGGGCCGCATGTTCTGATCGCGCTCCAGGCCGCGGAACGGCGTCACCAGGTCGTCGAAGAAGCCGCTCTCCCAGGCCGCGGCGAGCCGGCGGTGACTGGTCGCCGCGAGCTCGTCCTGCGCGGCGCGGCCGATGCCCCACTCCCCGGCCGTCACCGCGGCGTGCTCACCCATGGAAAGGCCGGTGCGCGGCTCGGCGTTGCGCGGGATCTCCGGGACGGCGTGCCGGGGCCGCAGCCCGCCGAGCGCCCGCAGCCTGCCGCCGACCGTCCGGGCGCGGCGGGCGCGCAGCAGGAGCCGCCGCAGGCCGTCGTCCAGGGCCAGCGGGACGTCGCTCGCCGTGTCCACGCCGCCCGCGACGCCCGCGTCGATCTGGCCGAGCGCGATCTTGTTGGCGACCAGGACGACCGCTTCGAGCCCGGTGCCGCACGCCTGCTGGATGTCGTACGCCGGGGTGCGGTGGTCGAGCGCGCTGCCGAGGACGGTCTCCCGGGCGAGGTTGAAGTCCCGGCTGTGCTTGAGGACCGCGCCCGCCACGAACTCCCCGAGCGGCTCGCCCCGCAGGCCGAACCGTTCCACGAGCCCGGCGAGCGCCGCCGACAGCATCTCCTGGTTGGACGCGGTCGCGTAGGGCCCGTCCGAGCGGGCGAAGGGGATGCGGTTGCCGCCGAGGACCGCCACCCGGCGGGCCGGTGCCGCTGCCATGGACGTCCGCCTCTCTGTCGGTCTGCGTCTGTCCCTATTGTTTGACCATTCAGTAGACTTACCGCTTGGTAGGGAGGAAATCAATGGCCGATCGCTATCTCTCCTGGGTCTCCGGCCGGACGGGCGGCGCCGTCGCGCGGCGGCTCGGGCTGCCCACCCCCGTACCGCTGCGCCGTCACGCCCCGGGCCGGCCCGTGACGGCGGGACCCGTCGTCACCAGCGCGGCGGACGGCGGGCGGCTCGGCGAGCGGCTGCGCGCCGTGCTCGACGCGTGCGGCGCCGACGTCCGCGCCTGCGCGCCGGGGGACGCGCCGCCCGAGGGCGAACGGCCCGCCGCCCTCGTCCTCGACGCCACGGGCATCACCGGTCCTGCGGAGCTCGACGCCGTGCACGCGTTCCTCCACCCCCGCATACGTACCCTCGCCGCCTGCGGCCGCATCCTCGTCCTCGGCACCCCGCCCGAACGCGCCGCCGACCCGGCGGGAGCGGCGGCGCAGCAGGCGCTGGACGGCCTCGTCCGCTCGGTCGGCAAGGAGCTGCGGCGCGGCGGGACCGCGCACCTGGTCCGCGTCGCGCCCGGCGCCGAGGAGCTGATGGAGTCCACCGTCCGGTTCGCGCTCTCCGCGCGCTCCGCCTACGTGTCGGGGCAGACGATCGTGCTCGACGCGCCCCCCGCGGGCGCGGGGAAGGCCGTGCCGGAGGACTGGGAGCGCCCGCTCGCCGGCCGCACCGCGCTCGTCACCGGCGCCGCGAGGGGCATCGGCGCGTGCGTGGCGGAGGTCCTGCACCGCGACGGCGCGCACGTCGTGTGCCTCGACGTCCCCGCGCAGGCGGAGGCGCTGCGGCGGACGGCGGACCGGGTCGCCGGCACGGCCGTCGGACTCGACATCACCGCGCCCGACGCGGGTGAGCGCCTCGCCGAGCGCCTCCGCGACGAACACGGCGGCCTCGACATCCTCGTCCACAACGCGGGCATCACCCGCGACCGGACCCTCGGCCGCATGGACGCCGACCGGTGGCGATCCGTCATCGCCGTCAACCTGACCGCCGCCGAACGGCTCACCGCCGAACTGCTGCCCGTCCTGCGCGACGGCGGCCGCGTCGTGTGCACCTCCTCCATCAGCGGCATCGCGGGGAACGCCGGCCAGACCAACTACGCCGCGTCCAAGGCCGGTCTCATCGGCCTCGTGCGCGCGCTCGCCCCGGCCGCCGGGACCGCCGGGCGCGGCATCACGGTCAACGCCGTCGCCCCCGGGTTCATCGAGACACGGATGACGGCTGCCGTGCCGTTCGTCGTCCGCCAGGCGGGGCGCCGGATGAACAGCCTCGGACAGGGCGGGCAGCCGGTCGACGTCGCGGAGGCCGTCGCGTACCTCGCGTCGCCCGGGACCGGAGCCGTGACCGGCCAAGTGCTGCGCGTCTGCGGCCAGTCGTTGTTGGGGGCGTGACACCTGATGCTCCGCCTCTACGCACGCGCGCTGCTGCCGAAACGCAGCGGGTTCCATGCTGCCGCTCCGTCCCTGCCCCCTCGGACGCTGGAATTGCCCGACAGGGCGACCGATCCCGCACACCTGGCCCGTTACGCGGAGGTCTGCGGCCTCCACGCCGACCCGGCGGACCTGCCCGTGACGTACCCGCACGTCGTCGCGTTCCCCCTCGCCATGGAGCTGATGACGCGGCGGGACTTCCCGTTCCCCGTGCTCGGGCTCGTCCACACGGCCAACCACGTCGAACGGACCCGGCCGATCGGCACCGCCGAACGCCTCACGTACCGCGTCACCACGACCGCGCCGCGCCCGCACCCGAGGGGCACCGTCTTCGACGTGACGGCGGACGCCACGAGCGGCGGGGCCGTCGTCTGGCGCTCGACCAGCACCTATCTGAGCCGTGGCGGCCGGGCCGCGCCCCGTACGGCCGGCCCCGGACACTCCGTGCCCGCGCCGGCCCCGCGGCGGACCGAGACCTGGACGCTGCCCGCCGACACGGGCCGCCGCTACGCCGCCGTCTCGGGCGACCGCAACCCCATCCACCTCCACGCCCTCACGGCCCGCCCGTTCGGTTTCCGCCACGCCATCGCGCACGGCATGTGGACGACCGCGCGCTGCCTGGCCGCCCTGTCCACCGGCGGACTGCCGGACGCGTTCGGCCTGGACGTCACGTTCCGCGCCCCCGTACCACTGCCGGGGCGCGTGCGCTTCACGACGGACGGCACAGCGTTCTCCGTGCGCCCCCAGGAGGACGGCGCACGCCCCCACCTGACGGGCCGACTGACGCCCATCGGGTGACACCGGCGAGGTGCACCGCGCACCCGCGCGCGGCTAGGGTGTGGCACGTCATGTGACCGTCCCCTCACTCGGTGTACGGAGGGCTGCTGTGTCGTTCGACCGGGAATGGCGGGAGATCCAGGAGCGGGCCGCCCGCTCGGCGGGGGCCGGCCCCGGTCTCGCCGCGCGGCACGACGACCTCGGCCGCGTCGGGCACGCGGCCCGTACCCTGCACGGCCGGTTCGCCGATGACGCCACGAGCGCCGACACCGCGACCGAGGAGGCGGCCCGCTCCCTGTCGCGCCACGGTTTCGCGTCCGGCCGCGCCCTCACCGTGACCGCCGACGCCTGGGCGGCCCGCGCCGGCACACTCCTCGACGCCTGCGCGCACATCGCGAACCACCTCGACCGCACGGTCGCGGCCCACCGGGCGGAGGACACCCGGATCGCCGCCGACCTGTCCCTGTCACGCGTCGACAGCCGCCTGACGTGAGGCCCCGGTTCCCGTGCCACTGACCTTCCAGGACGCCTACGGCGCGCCGCTCGCCCCGCTGAAGGCCGCCGCCGACGCCTGGGCGGCGACGGCGATCCGCCTGGCGTCCCTCGCCGCCGACGCCCGCGACACCCTGCTCGCCGACTGCGAGCGGGCCGACTGGGAGGGCGTCAACGCGGGCGTCACCAGACCGTTCGTCACCAGGGCCGCGCGGGAGTTCGACGACGCGGCCGAGGCGGCCGACGGTCTGCGCCGCCTCCTGGAGGACGCCCACACCACCCTGGAACGCGCCCGCACCGACCTGCGCCGCGCCGTCGACACGGACGCGCCGGCCGCGTACCTGACCGTCTCGGACTCGGGCGCCGTGGCACCGCGTCACCCGCTCGCCGCACAGCCCGACGCCCGGCAGCACGACACCCACTACGCGGCCCATCAGCGCGCGGAACAGGAAGCCGTCGCCGCGCTGCAGCGCCGCATCGACACGCTCGTGGAGGCGTTCGACGACGCCGACCAGTCCCTCGCCCGCGCCCTGCGCGCGAACGCGGCCGACGCCCTGCACGACTTCGCCGCTGCCCGCCACACGTCCCTCGACCAGGAGGAACTGGCCCGCGCACTCGTCCTGGTGGGCAAGGGACGGGAACTCACCACACGCGAACTCGCCGTGCTCAACGACCTCCTCCAGGACAACCGTCGCTCCGGCTTCTTCACCACGGGCCTCTTCGGAGCCCTCGGAGCGGAGGGCACGCTGTCCTTCTTCGGCGGCCTCACCGCCGTGACGGACGACGACCGGCGGCTCGGCGAACTGAAGGCGCTGCAGCGGAACCTGGGGCATGCCCTGGCCACCGCCACGGACCCGGACCGCGCCACGCACCTCCCGGCCTCGTTCGGGGCGACCCTGCGGACGCTCGGCACGGAACACATCGAGCGATTCTCCGGCGACTCGGCTCCGCCGTACGGCTACCAACTGCTCGGCGGCCTGCTGCGCTACGGCTCGTACGATCCCGCCTTCCTGACACCGATCGCGGAACACGTGGTGGAACTGCACGCGGACGACCCGGCACGATTCGCGGCGACCAAGGGGATCGGCTTCGGGGCACCCCACCCGTTCAACCCGAACGGCCGGAACGGCGCGGGCTACGACCCGGTGCTGAGCGTCCTCGAGGCACTGGGACACAGCCCGGAGGCGGCACAGGAATTCTTCACGGCGAATCCGGCGGCGGACCTGGGAACCGACGGCGAAGGCCGCGCGATCACGAATTACCTGGACTACTTCACACAGGAGTCGTACCGGGACTTCGCCGATATCAACGGCTTCGACGAACGGGCACTGGAGGAATCGATCACGCATCTCCCCGACGCACTGGGCCACGCTCTGCAGGCGGCGGCACTGGGCCACCCGTGGGACGCGTCGACACCGGCGATGAACCGCAGCGAGGCGGGAGCACGCGTCATGGAGGACGTGGTACACGCCTTCGGTTCGGACTCCGCGATGACACGGAGGATGGAGGCGCTGACGGACAGCCTGGGCACGATGGCCGCCGCCTACGTGGACGACATCAACTGGGCACTGAACCGAAACCGGGCCGACAGCATCTTCTGCCCAGAACCATCGGACACATCCACCCACGCGATTTTCCGTGACGACGCCGGAGTCTTCCTGAGCACGCTCGGGCAGCACCCCGATGGGTACGCGACCGTGGCGCAAGCCGAACAGATCTATACGGCCGGCATGATGGAGGCGCAGGTCGCGAAGAACGGCGCGGTCGATGAGGCGGCGGTCAGGGAAGTTCTCCGCACGGGGGCCTCGGTGCAGGGCATGCTCGACCAGTCACGGGCCGACCAACTGACGGCCGACGGTCGGGCGCGGGACGAGGAGTACAACCGCGCGCTGGAGACGAGGACGTCCTGGATCACGTTCGCGTCCGGCGCGGCGATCGGCGCGGGCGTGGCCCTGCTGCCGGTGACGGCAGCAGGCGCCGGCGCGGCGGCGGTGCTCGTCCCTCTGGGCATCGACACGGCAAGCGGCGCACTGACGGAACACATCGACCAACTGATCGGCCACTGGTCCGAGACGGCCCAGCGTGACACGAGTGACGAGACTCGGGAGCTGACGAGTGCTCTCTTCGCGGCAGGGAGGAGTTCTCTCCAGCAGGTGGTAGACGACTTCATGCGGCGCCGGGGATTCGATCCCGAGAGTGACTTTGGGCAGGACTTGGAGGACGCCTTCACGTCGGGGTACGCAACGGGAGTCGTTTGGCAGGAACGCACAGGTCCTGGTGGCGCAGGTGGCTGACTCCGTGATGCTTCGCTCAGTTGCCGTGGGTGCCATCCTGTTTCTGGTCCTTGGCTGCCGACAGCACCACGAAGACAGCGCTCCCGGTGCATCGAATGGTGATCTGTCCGAGATGTGCGATGGTGAGCTGGAGGCGATGGCTGTGCAGAGAATTGAAAAGATCGCTGACCGACGTGACGATATTCTCAGTTCCACGCACGAGACATTGTCGGATATTGCTGACTCGATCACGGTGGAGTACTTGACAGGAGGGGCGACGACCGGACGAGTGCGCACGCACAGGATGTGCGAAGTCTCTGTCGATCGAGCAGCTCCTCAGCCTGATTTGACGCTTGATTTCCAGCTCCTCACGCTACGGCAGCTCGATAACGCTCAAACCCCCGCCGACTCGGACGTCTTCGCCCTCGGACGCCGTGCCTTGGCAACCAGTCGGCGTGCGTCCGTCCATTTCGATTGCGTCATCCCGTCGTCGGGCAGATCATCGCCCGCGACCGTGCGAGCGCACCTGAGCGTCCGCGCCGGGTCGACGTTCCACGGTGGAACGAGTCAGGACACCGTTGCCGTCGCCCACTCCGTCGCCCTGTCCCTCGCCAGGGCCATGCGGTGTGAGGATGACGGCGGGCTCGAGGACGAGCCGGATCTCCGGCCCGTCCGGTGACGAGGTCAGGCCGGGGCCTCCGGCGGTGTCCAGACGTCGCCGGCCAGGACGTCCCGCATGCCGACCCACGTCATGTTCATCAGCCGCAGCGTGACGCGCTCAGGGGTCTCGTCGGGGTGTCGTTCCATCCAGTCGGTGAGTGAGTCGGCGGCGCCCACCAGGGCGTGGGCGACGAAGTCGGCGTCCACCTTGCTCAGGCCGACCGCCGGTGCCTGGCCCTTGGTGATGCCGTCGCCGACGAGGCCCGTCACCTCGGCCATCACCGACTGCCTGGCCGTCGCCAGTTCGGCGGCGACGGTCTCGCTCTGCTCGGGGGCCTGCCGGTGCAGGACGACCCAGCTGTCGCGCCGCTCCGCGACGAACGCGAAGAACGCGCCGAGACCGGCCCACAGCCGCTCCTCCGGGGACTCCTTGGCCGACGCCGCCTCGCGGAAGGTCGTCACGAGCCGTCGCGCCTCGCGCCGGATGCAGGCGATGAACAGGCCCTCCTTCGAGCCGAGGTAGAGGTACACCATCGGCTTCGAGATGCCCGCCTGCTCGGCGATCTCGTCCACGACGGCGGCCCGGTAGCCCCGTTTCGAGAAGACCCGCAGCGCGGCGTCGATGATCTCCTGTTCGCGCACGCTCCGTGGCAGTCGGCGTCTCGGCTTGTCGCTCACCCTTGCCAGCCTACCCACCGCCGTCCTAATCTTACTGTCTGGTAAGTCTACTTCACGGTAAAGAACGGATGCGACGATGGCCGACCCGACGCCCGACCTGGGCAGCCAGGACTTCGCCGCGCTCGATTTCGCGAGCGTGACACCGGCCGAGTTCAGCGCCCTGGTCAAGAAGACGTCCAGGGCGCAGATGGCGGAGCTGATGCGCGGTGAGTTGCGTGCACGCGTCCTCGCGGAGATCTTCGGCCGGATGGAGCGGCAGTTCAACCCGGAGGGTGCCGGCTCCCTGAAGGCCCTCATCCGCTGGGAGATCACCGGCGACCCGGTCGTCGTGTACGAGACGTCCATCGCGGACGGCGCCTGCGCCGTGACGCCGGGCCGCTCGGACGCCGAGCCGCGCGTCACCCTCACGATGGCTGATCCCGAGTTCCTGAAGCTGGTCTCGGGCAACGGCAGCCCGGTCACGATGTTCATGACCCGCAAGCTGAAGGTGGCCGGTGACGTGGGGCTGGCGTCCGCGCTCACCCGCATCTTCGACATCCCGAAGTCCTGACGGCCCCGGAGGAGACGACGCGATGAGTGGTTTCTCCCTCGACCTGACCGAGGAGCAGCGCGACCTCCGGGACTGGGTGCACGGATTCGCCGCCGATGTCGTCCGCCCCGCCGCCGCCGAGTGGGACGAACGCGAGGAGACCCCCTGGCCGGTGATCCAGGAGGCCGCCAAGATCGGGCTGTACGGCTTCGAGTCCCTCGCGGAGATGTTCGGCGACCCGACGGGGCTCTCCCTGCAACTGGCCAACGAGGAGCTGTTCTGGGGCGACGCGGGCATCGGCATGGCCCTGTTCGGCACCTCTCTCGCCGTGGCGGGGATCTTCTCGGCCGGTACGCCCGACCAGCTCGTCGAGTGGGTGCCGCAGTGCTTCGGTGACGAGTCCGACCCCAAGGTGGCCGCGTTCTGCGTCTCCGAGCCGGACGCCGGATCGGACGTGTCGGCGATGCGTACGCGTGCCCGTTACGACGAGGCGCGCGACGAGTGGGTGATATCCGGCCAGAAAGCGTGGATCACCAACGGTGGCATCGCCGACGTCCACGTCGTCGTCGCCTCCGTCGACCCGGACCTCGGCGCCCGGGGCCAGGCGGCGTTCGTCGTACCGCCGGGCACCGAGGGGCTCGTGGGGAGCCGCAAGATCAAGAAACTCGGTCTGCGTGCCTCCCACACGGCCGACGTGTTCCTCGACGACGTGCGGGTGCCGGGGGCGTGCCTGCTCGGCGGCAAGGAGAAGCTGGACCGGCGCCTCGCGCGCGCCCGGGAGGGCGACCGGGCCAAGGGGCAGGCGGCCATGGCGACGTTCGAGGTGTCGCGGCCCACCGTCGGCGCGCAGGCGCTCGGCATCGCGCGGGCGGCCTACGAGTACGCCCTCGACTACGCCGACGGGCGGATCGCGTTCGGGCGTCCCATCATCGAGAACCAGGCCATTGCGTTCGCCCTGGCGGACCTGCGCACGGAGATCGACGCGGTGCGGCTGCTCATCTGGCGCGCGGCGTGGATGGGGCGCAACGAGAAGCCGTTCACGGCGGGGGAGGGATCCATGGCCAAACTCCGCGCCGGTGAGCTGGCCGTCCGCGCCACGGAGAAGTCCGTCCAGATCCTGGGCGGCGCGGGCTACAGCCGCGAGCACCCGGTGGAACGGATGTACCGGGATGCGAAGATATATACGATTTTCGAAGGAACGAGCGAGATCCAACGCCTCGTGATCGCCCGCGCCATCTCGGGCCGTCAGATCCGCTGACCGCCGGAACCGGCGCCCCTGACCGGGAACCCGTACCGCCGCCCACTGCCCTCCAACACCGGGCGGCGGTACGGGCTTTCCCCTGCCCCGCGCCACTACACTCGGCGGGCATGAGCCCTCGTCCGAAACTCGCCGCCACGGTCCTCAACTCGCCCGACCCCCGCGCGCTGGCCGCCTTCTACGAACGACTGCTCGGCTGGCCACGCGCGGAGGACGAAGCGGAGTGGGTGAAGCTCGACTGCCTGGACGGCGGGGCCGGTCTGTCGTTCCAGTACGAGCCGGAGTACCGCCGGCCGGTCTGGCCCGCGCGGGCGGATGTCCAGCAGATGCAATGCCACCTCGACTTCCTGGTGGACGACTTGGAGGTCGCGGTCGCCGACGCCGTGGCGGCCGGCGCGACGGTGATGGAGTTCCAGCCGCAGGACGACGTACGGGTGTGCGCGGACCCGGACGGGCACCCGTTCTGCCTCTTCATCGCCGGCGCGTGACGACGGAGGGGGCGCGCGGCACCGTCCCCGACCTCACTCGTTCGGACGAACAATGCCGCTGGCGGCCACGGACGGGCGGTGCCCCGTTGAAGGATGCCGCACGTGCGCAAGACTCTCCTGTCCACCCGTACGCGGCGCTCGCGGCCCGTGACGCATCGCCCCTGGCCCGCCTGCGACGTGTGCCTCGGCCCGCTCTGGCCGGACATCACGGCCGGCGGTGGCAGGCCCGCGTGGGTGTGCACCACGTGCGTGCGGCCCCGGGGCCGCTTCTGGCACCGGCACACGGGGCAGCGCTGCCCGTTCGGCTACCCGACGTCACTCGCCACCGACGCCGGCGGCGGCCTTCACATCTGCGCCTGAGCCGCCGGGGCGCCGGCGCGCGCCCGCTGGCGCGCGGCCTCGTAGAGCATGACGCTGGCGGCGCTCGCCGCGTTCAGCGAACTCGCCGAGCCCGTCATGGGGATGCGCACCAGGACGTCGCACCGTTCGCGCCACGCGGCGCTCAGGCCGGCCGTCTCGTTCCCGATCACGAGGAGGACGGGGCCGGTCAGATCGAAGTCGGCCGCCTCCGCGCTGCCGTGCTCGTCGGTGCCGACGACGGTGACCCGCTGCCCGCGCCCGCCGGCGGCGTCGAGCCATGCCCCGACCTCGCGCAGCCCGGGCGCGCGCACGACGGGCAGCGCGAACAGCGAACCCGTGCTCGCCCGTACGCACTTCGGGTCGTACACGTCCGCCGCGTGTCCCGTCACGACGACGCCGTGCGCGCCGAACGAATCGGCGGACCGGATGATCGTTCCGATGTTCCCGGGGCTGCTCGGGCGGTCGAAGACGACTCCGAGGAAGTCGGGACCGATCGGAACGCGACGCAGTTCGTCGTCGGGGAGTGAGGCGACGGCGATCAGCTCGGGGACGCCCTCGTCCTTCTCTCCGAGCTCCGCGAGGAGGTCGGGGGCCATGGCGATCTTCTCGGCGCGCACCTCGCGCAGCAGGTCGCGAGCCCATGCGCTGGGGGAGCGCGCCGGGTCGAACAGGAGCGCGCGGAGGGGCCAGCCGTGCTCGACGGCCTGCGTGATCGGCCGCACTCCCTGGATGAGGAACTCCCGTTCACGCTGCCGTGTCCTGCGGTTCGACAATTCCGCAAGCCACTGCTGAAACCGGGCATTTCTGGTCGTAATCCGCTGGGCCGCCACGATCAGCACACTACACCGACAGTGACGACGCCCCGCCGGGCAGCCGGGGTCGACCGGTGCACCCGGAGTCCTGCGGCTGTCCACCTTGAGCCGGCCGGCAGCGTGCTCAGGCGGTTCCGCTGGCGATGCCACCACGGTGCGCCCGTACGTCAGCGAGGCCGTTTCTCTCACGCGAGTTCCGGTGGCAGGCCGACTTGTGCACAGGCGCGGTCGGTGAGTTCCTGCACCGGCGCCGTCTTCGCCCGCGCATACCCACCCGGTGCCGTGCCGGCTGCGACCGACTTCGCCGGCAGCACCCTCACCCTTCGCATGCGCCCGCACACGGAAGGCGTCTGCGGTGGGGTGGGCGGGGGTAGAGTGGACCGGCTGACGGTTCGGATCGGGGGCGGAGGGGGGAGCGGGCGTGGCGCGATACCTGGCGCTCGAACTGGCCTGCACCATACGCCACGACGGGCAGGGCGGCATCGCCGACGACCTGCTCACACCGGGAGGTCTGACCCGCTGGGTGCGGGAGCGCGCCGACCTGCTTCCGATGGCGGACGACGGCACGGGTTTCCTCGCCGACGACGTCCTGCGCGGCGAGGTCGTCGCGTTGCGGCAGGCCGTGCGGGCACTCTTCGCGCGGGCCGTGCGGCCGGGGCCGCCGAGTCCGGCCGATGCCCACCGCCTGCTCCCGCCG
Proteins encoded:
- a CDS encoding 3-oxoacyl-ACP reductase, producing MADRYLSWVSGRTGGAVARRLGLPTPVPLRRHAPGRPVTAGPVVTSAADGGRLGERLRAVLDACGADVRACAPGDAPPEGERPAALVLDATGITGPAELDAVHAFLHPRIRTLAACGRILVLGTPPERAADPAGAAAQQALDGLVRSVGKELRRGGTAHLVRVAPGAEELMESTVRFALSARSAYVSGQTIVLDAPPAGAGKAVPEDWERPLAGRTALVTGAARGIGACVAEVLHRDGAHVVCLDVPAQAEALRRTADRVAGTAVGLDITAPDAGERLAERLRDEHGGLDILVHNAGITRDRTLGRMDADRWRSVIAVNLTAAERLTAELLPVLRDGGRVVCTSSISGIAGNAGQTNYAASKAGLIGLVRALAPAAGTAGRGITVNAVAPGFIETRMTAAVPFVVRQAGRRMNSLGQGGQPVDVAEAVAYLASPGTGAVTGQVLRVCGQSLLGA
- a CDS encoding MaoC/PaaZ C-terminal domain-containing protein; its protein translation is MPDRATDPAHLARYAEVCGLHADPADLPVTYPHVVAFPLAMELMTRRDFPFPVLGLVHTANHVERTRPIGTAERLTYRVTTTAPRPHPRGTVFDVTADATSGGAVVWRSTSTYLSRGGRAAPRTAGPGHSVPAPAPRRTETWTLPADTGRRYAAVSGDRNPIHLHALTARPFGFRHAIAHGMWTTARCLAALSTGGLPDAFGLDVTFRAPVPLPGRVRFTTDGTAFSVRPQEDGARPHLTGRLTPIG
- a CDS encoding DUF6571 family protein, translating into MPLTFQDAYGAPLAPLKAAADAWAATAIRLASLAADARDTLLADCERADWEGVNAGVTRPFVTRAAREFDDAAEAADGLRRLLEDAHTTLERARTDLRRAVDTDAPAAYLTVSDSGAVAPRHPLAAQPDARQHDTHYAAHQRAEQEAVAALQRRIDTLVEAFDDADQSLARALRANAADALHDFAAARHTSLDQEELARALVLVGKGRELTTRELAVLNDLLQDNRRSGFFTTGLFGALGAEGTLSFFGGLTAVTDDDRRLGELKALQRNLGHALATATDPDRATHLPASFGATLRTLGTEHIERFSGDSAPPYGYQLLGGLLRYGSYDPAFLTPIAEHVVELHADDPARFAATKGIGFGAPHPFNPNGRNGAGYDPVLSVLEALGHSPEAAQEFFTANPAADLGTDGEGRAITNYLDYFTQESYRDFADINGFDERALEESITHLPDALGHALQAAALGHPWDASTPAMNRSEAGARVMEDVVHAFGSDSAMTRRMEALTDSLGTMAAAYVDDINWALNRNRADSIFCPEPSDTSTHAIFRDDAGVFLSTLGQHPDGYATVAQAEQIYTAGMMEAQVAKNGAVDEAAVREVLRTGASVQGMLDQSRADQLTADGRARDEEYNRALETRTSWITFASGAAIGAGVALLPVTAAGAGAAAVLVPLGIDTASGALTEHIDQLIGHWSETAQRDTSDETRELTSALFAAGRSSLQQVVDDFMRRRGFDPESDFGQDLEDAFTSGYATGVVWQERTGPGGAGG
- a CDS encoding TetR/AcrR family transcriptional regulator, translating into MSDKPRRRLPRSVREQEIIDAALRVFSKRGYRAAVVDEIAEQAGISKPMVYLYLGSKEGLFIACIRREARRLVTTFREAASAKESPEERLWAGLGAFFAFVAERRDSWVVLHRQAPEQSETVAAELATARQSVMAEVTGLVGDGITKGQAPAVGLSKVDADFVAHALVGAADSLTDWMERHPDETPERVTLRLMNMTWVGMRDVLAGDVWTPPEAPA
- a CDS encoding SCP2 sterol-binding domain-containing protein yields the protein MADPTPDLGSQDFAALDFASVTPAEFSALVKKTSRAQMAELMRGELRARVLAEIFGRMERQFNPEGAGSLKALIRWEITGDPVVVYETSIADGACAVTPGRSDAEPRVTLTMADPEFLKLVSGNGSPVTMFMTRKLKVAGDVGLASALTRIFDIPKS
- a CDS encoding acyl-CoA dehydrogenase family protein; amino-acid sequence: MSGFSLDLTEEQRDLRDWVHGFAADVVRPAAAEWDEREETPWPVIQEAAKIGLYGFESLAEMFGDPTGLSLQLANEELFWGDAGIGMALFGTSLAVAGIFSAGTPDQLVEWVPQCFGDESDPKVAAFCVSEPDAGSDVSAMRTRARYDEARDEWVISGQKAWITNGGIADVHVVVASVDPDLGARGQAAFVVPPGTEGLVGSRKIKKLGLRASHTADVFLDDVRVPGACLLGGKEKLDRRLARAREGDRAKGQAAMATFEVSRPTVGAQALGIARAAYEYALDYADGRIAFGRPIIENQAIAFALADLRTEIDAVRLLIWRAAWMGRNEKPFTAGEGSMAKLRAGELAVRATEKSVQILGGAGYSREHPVERMYRDAKIYTIFEGTSEIQRLVIARAISGRQIR
- a CDS encoding VOC family protein, with translation MSPRPKLAATVLNSPDPRALAAFYERLLGWPRAEDEAEWVKLDCLDGGAGLSFQYEPEYRRPVWPARADVQQMQCHLDFLVDDLEVAVADAVAAGATVMEFQPQDDVRVCADPDGHPFCLFIAGA
- a CDS encoding TrmH family RNA methyltransferase, whose translation is MVAAQRITTRNARFQQWLAELSNRRTRQREREFLIQGVRPITQAVEHGWPLRALLFDPARSPSAWARDLLREVRAEKIAMAPDLLAELGEKDEGVPELIAVASLPDDELRRVPIGPDFLGVVFDRPSSPGNIGTIIRSADSFGAHGVVVTGHAADVYDPKCVRASTGSLFALPVVRAPGLREVGAWLDAAGGRGQRVTVVGTDEHGSAEAADFDLTGPVLLVIGNETAGLSAAWRERCDVLVRIPMTGSASSLNAASAASVMLYEAARQRARAGAPAAQAQM